From the Rhodococcus sp. NBC_00297 genome, one window contains:
- a CDS encoding putative bifunctional diguanylate cyclase/phosphodiesterase, producing MALDGLDPALLTGVFENAPELVSLSARDGRILHLNPAGLALVGAPSLDAVLRLTTANFFSDVGLLAAPDVERSLHTTGHWQGVGELRRLDTGEPVPVSISTFLVPAGERDEPVIASIMRDRRLRTSHESALTDVLESAAHRAREQSAVGLLGRLAVDGDLTTILDATTSAASSLMGTECASIARLDDTRTALRVVAYSGVSERPEVFGTGTRSAPGLALSSGTVVICSDARTESRFDTTTMRSRGLLSTVCVPFDSTPRPGVLAVHSAAPREYTDRDVTFLRTATDILVAAIRRIELENELRYRSLHDPLTGLANRALAYRRIDEAVARAADSETTVAVLLADLDDFKTVNDSLGHVSGDAALITLARKLERTVAVGDTVARLGGDEFLVVCDHVVDEADARSRAVRISTALATVDPQSDQPIPFSASIGIAVAGDDVPSAQEMVRRADLAMYRAKGTAPGTTDVYDVRDRYEADRVFRLAADLRRSLVDGELRLVYQPIVDLVTGAVVAAEALARWDHPTLGSVSPREFVAVAERTGVVGHLGLWALQTACTDAVRWPEDVSVRVNVSAHQLNDPDFVQSVRRTLDATGLPATRLGLEITETVWVKENARVATTLEALHAMGVSFALDDLGTGHSSIAYLDRYPIFDCLKIDGSYVNALPGARPHAIVAAIVLLGTAFGVDVVGEGIETAEQAEAYRACGGRLAQGFHLARPMPAAAIEQLLREGVRSPR from the coding sequence CACACCACCGGCCACTGGCAGGGTGTCGGCGAACTCCGGCGGCTCGACACCGGAGAACCCGTACCGGTCTCCATCTCGACGTTCCTGGTTCCCGCGGGTGAGCGCGACGAGCCGGTGATCGCGTCGATCATGCGTGATCGACGGCTGCGAACCAGTCACGAGAGCGCCCTCACCGACGTCCTGGAATCGGCCGCCCACCGGGCTCGCGAGCAGAGTGCTGTCGGCCTGTTGGGGCGGCTCGCGGTCGACGGTGATCTGACGACCATTCTGGACGCGACGACCAGCGCCGCCTCGTCGTTGATGGGTACGGAGTGCGCGTCGATCGCACGCCTCGACGACACCCGCACCGCGTTGCGCGTCGTCGCCTACAGCGGGGTGAGCGAGCGGCCCGAGGTGTTCGGAACCGGTACCCGCTCGGCTCCGGGCCTCGCCCTCTCCTCCGGCACGGTGGTCATCTGTTCCGACGCGCGGACCGAGTCGCGATTCGACACCACGACGATGCGCTCGCGCGGACTGCTCAGCACCGTCTGCGTCCCGTTCGACTCCACGCCTCGGCCCGGGGTGCTGGCCGTGCACAGCGCGGCTCCGCGGGAGTACACGGATCGGGACGTGACGTTCCTGCGGACGGCCACGGACATCCTGGTCGCGGCGATCCGGCGTATCGAGCTCGAGAACGAACTGCGGTACCGATCACTCCACGATCCGCTCACCGGTCTGGCCAATCGAGCGCTCGCGTACCGACGTATCGACGAGGCCGTGGCTCGCGCCGCGGACAGCGAGACCACCGTCGCGGTCCTGCTGGCCGACCTGGACGACTTCAAGACCGTCAACGACAGCCTCGGACACGTGAGTGGAGACGCGGCGCTGATCACCTTGGCGCGCAAGCTCGAGCGCACGGTGGCGGTCGGCGACACGGTGGCGAGGCTGGGCGGCGACGAATTTCTCGTCGTGTGCGACCACGTGGTGGACGAGGCCGACGCGCGGAGCCGGGCGGTGCGCATCTCGACAGCGCTGGCCACCGTCGATCCGCAGAGCGATCAGCCCATCCCGTTCAGTGCGAGCATCGGAATCGCCGTGGCCGGTGACGATGTGCCCTCCGCGCAGGAGATGGTGCGCCGCGCGGATCTGGCCATGTACCGCGCCAAGGGCACGGCTCCCGGGACCACGGACGTGTACGACGTGCGCGATCGCTACGAGGCCGATCGCGTGTTCCGACTCGCCGCAGACCTCCGACGATCTCTCGTGGACGGCGAACTGCGGCTCGTCTACCAGCCGATCGTCGACCTCGTGACGGGCGCCGTCGTCGCCGCCGAGGCCTTGGCTCGCTGGGATCATCCGACACTCGGCAGCGTCTCGCCTCGTGAGTTCGTCGCGGTGGCGGAGCGCACCGGCGTGGTCGGACACCTCGGCCTGTGGGCACTGCAGACCGCGTGCACGGATGCGGTGCGCTGGCCCGAGGACGTCTCGGTACGCGTGAACGTGAGCGCCCACCAGCTCAACGATCCGGACTTCGTGCAGTCGGTCCGACGCACTCTCGACGCGACCGGCCTGCCGGCGACGCGTCTCGGGTTGGAGATCACCGAGACCGTGTGGGTGAAGGAGAACGCCCGCGTGGCCACCACTCTCGAGGCGCTGCACGCGATGGGGGTGTCGTTCGCACTCGACGATCTGGGAACCGGCCACAGCAGCATCGCGTATCTGGACCGTTATCCGATCTTCGACTGTCTCAAGATCGACGGGTCGTACGTCAACGCGCTACCCGGTGCGAGACCACACGCCATCGTGGCCGCGATCGTGTTGTTGGGCACTGCATTCGGAGTGGACGTGGTGGGTGAAGGCATCGAGACCGCCGAGCAGGCCGAGGCGTATCGCGCATGCGGCGGTCGCCTCGCACAGGGCTTCCATCTGGCGCGCCCGATGCCCGCTGCGGCGATCGAACAACTCCTACGAGAGGGTGTCCGATCGCCGCGGTGA
- a CDS encoding lipopolysaccharide assembly protein LapA domain-containing protein codes for MTDTTTHAHTGRRRAGGFVSKLSLLIALLLTIALVIFILQNTVHTTINFIGWNFDLAQGVALLGAAVVGAVIAWTISGAVRVRRAVK; via the coding sequence ATGACCGACACCACCACCCACGCACACACCGGACGTCGCCGTGCCGGAGGCTTCGTCTCGAAGCTGTCTCTCCTGATCGCGCTGCTCCTCACGATCGCACTGGTGATCTTCATCCTGCAGAACACCGTGCACACGACCATCAACTTCATCGGGTGGAACTTCGATCTGGCACAGGGTGTCGCACTCCTCGGTGCCGCCGTCGTCGGTGCCGTCATCGCCTGGACCATCTCGGGCGCGGTCCGGGTCCGACGCGCCGTCAAGTAG
- a CDS encoding CsbD family protein, translating into MGIVDKAKNAAEDAIGKAKEVVGDATNNKDLEAEGKKDQGSAGVKKVGENVKDTFK; encoded by the coding sequence ATGGGAATCGTCGACAAGGCAAAGAACGCAGCAGAAGACGCCATCGGCAAGGCCAAGGAAGTTGTCGGTGACGCCACCAACAACAAGGACCTCGAGGCCGAGGGCAAGAAGGACCAGGGTTCGGCCGGCGTGAAGAAGGTCGGCGAGAACGTCAAGGACACCTTCAAGTAA
- a CDS encoding ZIP family metal transporter, which yields MLTAALYGIGTALPLVIGAAIGLRWTLPKRVLAGLMAFGAGTMIAAVSSELFEPAFRQAGILVAGAALFLGAGVYVVASHLIENKLGPAAIGWALMLGTILDGVPENTALGVSLTSGGGLVLLVAVAVGNVPEAVGGASLMRDRHDFSAARAMTLWTATAVVLVVVTVLGHQLSDAVPEVGISTVQAFAGGATLAVLADSLMPEAYKDGGWWVGMSTALGFLVAFALGG from the coding sequence ATGCTGACCGCCGCCCTGTACGGCATCGGCACGGCGCTTCCCCTGGTGATCGGTGCGGCGATCGGGCTGCGGTGGACACTGCCGAAGCGGGTGTTGGCCGGTCTCATGGCCTTCGGTGCCGGGACGATGATCGCCGCCGTGTCGTCGGAACTGTTCGAGCCGGCGTTCCGTCAGGCCGGCATCCTCGTCGCGGGCGCGGCGCTGTTCCTGGGCGCGGGTGTGTACGTCGTGGCCAGCCATCTGATCGAGAACAAGCTCGGGCCCGCAGCGATCGGGTGGGCACTGATGCTCGGCACGATCCTCGACGGAGTCCCGGAGAACACCGCGCTGGGTGTCTCCCTGACGTCCGGTGGCGGGCTGGTGCTGCTGGTGGCGGTCGCGGTGGGCAACGTTCCGGAGGCTGTCGGTGGTGCATCGTTGATGCGGGACCGACACGACTTCTCCGCGGCTCGGGCGATGACCCTGTGGACGGCCACGGCGGTCGTGCTCGTGGTGGTCACCGTACTGGGCCACCAGTTGTCCGACGCCGTCCCGGAGGTCGGCATCTCGACGGTCCAGGCGTTCGCGGGCGGTGCCACTCTCGCCGTGCTCGCGGACTCCCTGATGCCCGAGGCCTACAAGGACGGCGGCTGGTGGGTGGGCATGTCCACCGCGCTCGGCTTTCTCGTGGCGTTCGCACTCGGCGGGTAG
- a CDS encoding DUF202 domain-containing protein: protein MTEAPGLQAERTTLARVRTALTMAVTALIVARAVRDHPPLVAIAVLCAALPMVSVVFSTRTHSRLVDGMDRDVLPGAAGRLVVLPVVVVLLAVVTALGL from the coding sequence GTGACGGAGGCACCGGGCCTGCAGGCCGAGCGCACGACGCTCGCTCGGGTGCGGACCGCACTGACCATGGCGGTCACGGCTCTGATCGTCGCTCGTGCGGTGCGAGATCATCCGCCGCTCGTCGCGATCGCGGTGCTGTGCGCTGCGCTTCCGATGGTGTCGGTCGTGTTCTCGACGAGGACCCATTCCCGACTCGTCGACGGCATGGACCGGGACGTGCTCCCCGGTGCCGCAGGCCGGCTCGTCGTCCTGCCCGTCGTCGTCGTCCTGCTGGCAGTGGTCACCGCGCTGGGTCTGTGA
- a CDS encoding YidH family protein — translation MRLWPTGLRDGSDPDPRFTLANERTFLAWIRTSLGLVATAAALEAFGGDLLPPWLRTTLVLGLLTLAAVLAVGSFVRWIRIETAMRRRASLPLPAAAALLAGGLVIAVVAFAVGLYL, via the coding sequence GTGCGACTGTGGCCGACCGGACTGCGCGACGGCAGTGACCCCGATCCGAGATTCACGCTCGCGAACGAGCGGACGTTCCTGGCGTGGATCAGGACGTCACTCGGCCTCGTGGCCACGGCCGCGGCACTCGAGGCGTTCGGTGGGGATCTGCTGCCTCCGTGGCTGAGAACCACCCTCGTGCTGGGGCTGCTCACTCTCGCGGCGGTGCTGGCCGTCGGGTCGTTCGTGCGCTGGATCCGTATCGAGACGGCCATGCGCCGGCGGGCGTCACTGCCTCTACCCGCTGCGGCGGCGCTGCTCGCGGGGGGTCTGGTGATCGCCGTGGTGGCGTTCGCGGTGGGGCTGTACCTGTGA
- a CDS encoding DUF5313 family protein, with translation MSRTRPGPLQWIGYSFGRTLPLSMQAWVREDLIGDRAVPRHLLRSMVPFLPIFAAFLLFPGELWLRGAMILLAVLLALFYAAAYMEPNRRRRLKAHGLSPDLQNPKKVARDEAERRAYERWHPNR, from the coding sequence ATGAGCAGGACTCGCCCGGGGCCGCTGCAGTGGATCGGTTATTCGTTCGGCCGCACGTTGCCCCTGTCCATGCAGGCCTGGGTGCGTGAGGACCTGATCGGTGATCGTGCGGTTCCGCGTCATCTGCTGCGCAGCATGGTGCCGTTTCTCCCCATCTTCGCGGCGTTCCTGCTGTTCCCCGGTGAGTTGTGGCTGCGCGGCGCGATGATCCTGCTGGCGGTACTGCTCGCGCTGTTCTACGCCGCCGCGTACATGGAACCCAACCGTCGACGTCGTCTCAAAGCGCACGGGTTGTCGCCGGACCTGCAGAACCCGAAGAAGGTCGCGCGGGACGAGGCGGAACGCCGCGCCTACGAGCGCTGGCACCCCAACCGCTGA
- a CDS encoding MarR family winged helix-turn-helix transcriptional regulator: MTTADPLALDRQVCFALAVTNRAVLSVYRPILEPLGLTHSQYLVMLALWERAPMSAGEIASALQLEPASLTPLLKRLDADGLLTRRRSDTDERRLVIDLTDEGRQLRGSAESIPGTVIESLGVDVSELEQLHAVLTRINTAAIAAGALSTERRSTR, from the coding sequence GTGACCACCGCCGACCCCCTCGCGCTCGACCGTCAGGTGTGTTTCGCCCTGGCCGTCACCAACCGCGCGGTGCTCTCGGTCTACCGGCCGATTCTCGAACCGCTCGGACTGACGCACTCGCAGTACCTCGTCATGCTCGCCCTCTGGGAGCGGGCACCGATGTCGGCGGGGGAGATCGCGTCGGCTCTGCAACTCGAACCCGCCTCGCTGACGCCGCTGCTCAAGCGGCTCGACGCCGACGGTCTGCTGACCCGGCGCCGGAGCGACACCGACGAGCGCAGGCTGGTGATCGACCTGACCGACGAGGGGCGACAGTTGCGAGGTTCGGCGGAGTCCATACCGGGCACCGTCATCGAATCTCTGGGTGTCGACGTGAGCGAGCTCGAACAACTCCACGCGGTGCTCACCCGGATCAACACCGCGGCCATCGCGGCCGGTGCACTGTCGACCGAGCGGAGGAGCACACGATGA